From Nerophis lumbriciformis linkage group LG13, RoL_Nlum_v2.1, whole genome shotgun sequence, one genomic window encodes:
- the pcdh8 gene encoding protocadherin-8 isoform X1, protein MSASPLFKYIEILLPAHRSPVSCILGSQPPQPFHCTTTRYFTYEEDAPGTEIGNLSRDLKIDPADGHDTSFRFMQANNSSVVHMREADGLLSVAELIDRELLCPNAVPRCFLTFDVVALSRDKYQLIHVEIEVRDINDHAPVFARNETDLEIVENEPLDTSFPLPLAVDQDVGDNYIQSYNISPSSHFTVEVHQREDGVKIAELVLVRELDREMEDFYVVEVTATDGGVPAKSGSMTVHIKVLDFNDNGPTFEHGSLKVELNEDSPVGHRVIRVHAFDPDEGINGEVMYAFDAISLEAARVFHIDPHTGDVTLRAQVDFERKRSYELLVKASDLSAKPASSSCKISIEVLDVNDNAPEISIKPMTTSADAVAYITEAAAAESFVALISTTDKDSGSNGYVRASLLGHEHFTLQQAYGETFMIVTTSTLDRERIPEYNLTVVAEDLGSPPFKTVRQYTIRVTDENDNTPLFSKSVYEVSVIENNIPGSYVTTVVARDPDVGKNGKVSYKLLDSEVPGGSPVSTYVSVDSQTGSVYTVRSFDYERIQEVELVIQAEDKGVPSLSSTSTIKIRVVDQNDNYPYFTFPVLFNDSADIPLPLNAPSFYLALRLSAEDMDEGVNSKLSYHMLQGDNTLFTVNKDTGEIALKQWLTSQIGDTLELVVAVSDHGRSPLSSSATVRFVVTDTEPSEDQAVVVLRSGGDKEGLVTGLDGSLVVIILLSGGCALLLVAIVAVVITCRVGRSSGGVSKREARHSLFEGRPPLGSGHGNIYTGQGGFFLERTSSSLEDPCLYEERSNDSESKMFLPSKHFQTSAWHGDKYCLQVGGIGPTDQLSVKDSGKGDSDFNDSDSDISGEGGKRSFSTFHPRQKSSSSTAHSLAGDCQGTYCAIPPQCFRTPGDLAYTIGFSPATLFNDLHGYAHSWKDSSYTINPQKSQSAVHTFCGRTLPPYLPQSRSGTPVQKQSPNIVTVATGSEVATMF, encoded by the exons TCCACTGCACCACCACCAGGTATTTCACCTATGAGGAGGATGCGCCGGGGACAGAAATAGGAAACCTGTCCAGAGATTTGAAGATCGACCCAGCTGATGGACATGACACCTCTTTCCGCTTCATGCAAGCGAACAACTCGTCTGTGGTGCACATGAGGGAGGCCGACGGGCTGCTGAGTGTTGCGGAGCTCATTGACCGGGAGCTCCTTTGTCCGAACGCCGTCCCGCGGTGCTTTCTCACCTTTGATGTGGTGGCTCTCTCCAGGGACAAGTACCAGCTCATCCATGTGGAGATCGAAGTGCGGGACATCAATGATCACGCACCCGTGTTCGCACGGAACGAAACAGACTTGGAGATTGTAGAAAACGAGCCCCTAGACACCAGCTTCCCACTGCCCCTCGCCGTGGACCAGGATGTGGGTGACAACTACATCCAGAGCTACAACATATCCCCCAGCAGCCACTTCACCGTAGAGGTGCATCAGAGGGAGGACGGGGTTAAGATCGCAGAGCTGGTTCTGGTGAGAGAGCTGGACCGGGAGATGGAGGACTTCTATGTGGTGGAGGTGACCGCCACCGATGGAGGCGTGCCCGCTAAGTCCGGATCCATGACGGTTCACATCAAGGTGCTTGACTTCAACGACAACGGGCCTACCTTTGAGCACGGCTCCCTGAAGGTGGAGCTCAACGAGGACTCCCCGGTGGGTCACCGGGTGATCAGAGTGCACGCCTTCGATCCGGATGAGGGCATCAACGGCGAAGTGATGTACGCTTTTGACGCCATCTCACTAGAGGCGGCACGCGTCTTTCACATCGACCCCCACACGGGGGACGTGACCCTGAGAGCCCAGGTGGACTTTGAAAGGAAGCGGTCCTACGAGCTCCTCGTCAAAGCGTCAGATTTAAGCGCCAAGCCCGCCTCGTCCAGCTGCAAGATCTCCATAGAGGTGCTCGACGTGAACGACAACGCGCCTGAAATCAGCATTAAGCCCATGACCACCAGCGCGGACGCCGTGGCCTACATCACTGAAGCGGCCGCAGCAGAGAGCTTCGTGGCTCTCATCAGCACCACAGACAAGGACTCTGGCTCCAATGGGTATGTGCGCGCTAGCCTGCTCGGCCATGAGCATTTCACCCTGCAGCAAGCCTACGGGGAGACCTTCATGATAGTCACCACGTCCACTTTGGACAGGGAGAGAATCCCTGAGTACAACCTGACTGTCGTCGCAGAAGATTTGGGCAGCCCTCCTTTTAAAACCGTGAGACAGTACACCATCAGGGTGACCGATGAGAACGACAACACCCCTCTGTTCAGTAAGTCCGTGTACGAAGTGTCCGTCATAGAGAACAACATCCCTGGGTCTTACGTCACCACCGTCGTGGCTCGTGATCCAGACGTTGGCAAGAACGGCAAAGTCTCCTACAAGCTTTTAGACTCTGAGGTGCCAGGAGGGTCACCGGTGTCCACCTACGTCTCAGTCGACTCCCAAACCGGCTCGGTGTACACCGTCAGGTCTTTTGACTATGAGAGGATTCAGGAAGTGGAGCTGGTCATCCAAGCTGAAGACAAAGGCGTCCCCTCGCTGTCCAGCACCTCAACAATCAAGATCCGAGTCGTAGACCAGAATGACAACTACCCCTACTTCACCTTCCCAGTCCTCTTTAATGACTCTGCCGACATCCCGCTGCCTTTGAACGCCCCTTCGTTCTATCTGGCCTTGCGTCTCTCTGCTGAAGACATGGACGAGGGTGTGAACAGcaaactgtcataccacatgctTCAAGGCGATAACACGCTTTTTACCGTCAACAAAGACACAGGAGAGATCGCCCTCAAGCAGTGGTTGACGTCCCAAATCGGGGACACCCTGGAGCTGGTCGTGGCCGTGAGTGACCACGGACGATCACCCCTCTCCAGCAGCGCCACCGTGCGCTTCGTGGTCACCGACACAGAGCCCTCCGAGGACCAGGCGGTGGTGGTGTTGCGTTCAGGAGGTGACAAAGAAGGCCTCGTGACAGGGTTGGACGGGTCACTGGTTGTCATCATCCTGCTCAGCGGGGGGTGCGCTCTGCTGCTGGTCGCCATTGTTGCTGTTGTCATCACATGCCGAGTGGGGCGAAGCAGCGGAGGGGTCTCCAAAAGGGAGGCACGGCACAGTTTGTTTGAGGGCAGGCCGCCCTTGGGCTCGGGGCATGGCAACATTTACACCGGCCAGGGAGGCTTCTTCCTGGAGAGGACGTCCTCTAGTTTGGAGGACCCCTGCTTGTATGAAGAAAGGAGCAACGACTCTGAATCAAAG ATGTTCCTGCCCTCAAAGCACTTCCAAACATCTGCATGGCACGGCGACAAATACTGCTTGCAAGTGGG CGGCATCGGCCCCACGGACCAACTGAGCGTGAAGGACAGCGGCAAGGGCGACAGCGACTTCAATGACTCTGACTCTGACATCAGCGGCGAGGGAGGAAAAAGGAGCTTCAGCACCTTTCACCCAAgacaaaaaa GTTCATCCAGCACTGCTCACAGCTTAGCGGGGGATTGTCAAGGCACCTACTGTGCGATACCGCCGCAGTGCTTCCGGACCCCCGGGGACTTGGCGTACACCATTGGCTTCTCCCCGGCGACACTTTTCAACGATCTGCACGGCTATGCCCACTCTTGGAAGGACTCCTCCTACACTATCAATCCTCAGAAATCACAGAGCGCCGTACATACCTTCTGCGGTAGAACCCTCCCGCCTTACCTCCCCCAGTCTCGCAGTGGGACTCCAGTCCAGAAGCAGAGTCCAAATATTGTGACTGTAGCCACAGGGTCAGAGGTTGCTACCATGTTTTAA
- the pcdh8 gene encoding protocadherin-8 isoform X2 has translation MQANNSSVVHMREADGLLSVAELIDRELLCPNAVPRCFLTFDVVALSRDKYQLIHVEIEVRDINDHAPVFARNETDLEIVENEPLDTSFPLPLAVDQDVGDNYIQSYNISPSSHFTVEVHQREDGVKIAELVLVRELDREMEDFYVVEVTATDGGVPAKSGSMTVHIKVLDFNDNGPTFEHGSLKVELNEDSPVGHRVIRVHAFDPDEGINGEVMYAFDAISLEAARVFHIDPHTGDVTLRAQVDFERKRSYELLVKASDLSAKPASSSCKISIEVLDVNDNAPEISIKPMTTSADAVAYITEAAAAESFVALISTTDKDSGSNGYVRASLLGHEHFTLQQAYGETFMIVTTSTLDRERIPEYNLTVVAEDLGSPPFKTVRQYTIRVTDENDNTPLFSKSVYEVSVIENNIPGSYVTTVVARDPDVGKNGKVSYKLLDSEVPGGSPVSTYVSVDSQTGSVYTVRSFDYERIQEVELVIQAEDKGVPSLSSTSTIKIRVVDQNDNYPYFTFPVLFNDSADIPLPLNAPSFYLALRLSAEDMDEGVNSKLSYHMLQGDNTLFTVNKDTGEIALKQWLTSQIGDTLELVVAVSDHGRSPLSSSATVRFVVTDTEPSEDQAVVVLRSGGDKEGLVTGLDGSLVVIILLSGGCALLLVAIVAVVITCRVGRSSGGVSKREARHSLFEGRPPLGSGHGNIYTGQGGFFLERTSSSLEDPCLYEERSNDSESKMFLPSKHFQTSAWHGDKYCLQVGGIGPTDQLSVKDSGKGDSDFNDSDSDISGEGGKRSFSTFHPRQKSSSSTAHSLAGDCQGTYCAIPPQCFRTPGDLAYTIGFSPATLFNDLHGYAHSWKDSSYTINPQKSQSAVHTFCGRTLPPYLPQSRSGTPVQKQSPNIVTVATGSEVATMF, from the exons ATGCAAGCGAACAACTCGTCTGTGGTGCACATGAGGGAGGCCGACGGGCTGCTGAGTGTTGCGGAGCTCATTGACCGGGAGCTCCTTTGTCCGAACGCCGTCCCGCGGTGCTTTCTCACCTTTGATGTGGTGGCTCTCTCCAGGGACAAGTACCAGCTCATCCATGTGGAGATCGAAGTGCGGGACATCAATGATCACGCACCCGTGTTCGCACGGAACGAAACAGACTTGGAGATTGTAGAAAACGAGCCCCTAGACACCAGCTTCCCACTGCCCCTCGCCGTGGACCAGGATGTGGGTGACAACTACATCCAGAGCTACAACATATCCCCCAGCAGCCACTTCACCGTAGAGGTGCATCAGAGGGAGGACGGGGTTAAGATCGCAGAGCTGGTTCTGGTGAGAGAGCTGGACCGGGAGATGGAGGACTTCTATGTGGTGGAGGTGACCGCCACCGATGGAGGCGTGCCCGCTAAGTCCGGATCCATGACGGTTCACATCAAGGTGCTTGACTTCAACGACAACGGGCCTACCTTTGAGCACGGCTCCCTGAAGGTGGAGCTCAACGAGGACTCCCCGGTGGGTCACCGGGTGATCAGAGTGCACGCCTTCGATCCGGATGAGGGCATCAACGGCGAAGTGATGTACGCTTTTGACGCCATCTCACTAGAGGCGGCACGCGTCTTTCACATCGACCCCCACACGGGGGACGTGACCCTGAGAGCCCAGGTGGACTTTGAAAGGAAGCGGTCCTACGAGCTCCTCGTCAAAGCGTCAGATTTAAGCGCCAAGCCCGCCTCGTCCAGCTGCAAGATCTCCATAGAGGTGCTCGACGTGAACGACAACGCGCCTGAAATCAGCATTAAGCCCATGACCACCAGCGCGGACGCCGTGGCCTACATCACTGAAGCGGCCGCAGCAGAGAGCTTCGTGGCTCTCATCAGCACCACAGACAAGGACTCTGGCTCCAATGGGTATGTGCGCGCTAGCCTGCTCGGCCATGAGCATTTCACCCTGCAGCAAGCCTACGGGGAGACCTTCATGATAGTCACCACGTCCACTTTGGACAGGGAGAGAATCCCTGAGTACAACCTGACTGTCGTCGCAGAAGATTTGGGCAGCCCTCCTTTTAAAACCGTGAGACAGTACACCATCAGGGTGACCGATGAGAACGACAACACCCCTCTGTTCAGTAAGTCCGTGTACGAAGTGTCCGTCATAGAGAACAACATCCCTGGGTCTTACGTCACCACCGTCGTGGCTCGTGATCCAGACGTTGGCAAGAACGGCAAAGTCTCCTACAAGCTTTTAGACTCTGAGGTGCCAGGAGGGTCACCGGTGTCCACCTACGTCTCAGTCGACTCCCAAACCGGCTCGGTGTACACCGTCAGGTCTTTTGACTATGAGAGGATTCAGGAAGTGGAGCTGGTCATCCAAGCTGAAGACAAAGGCGTCCCCTCGCTGTCCAGCACCTCAACAATCAAGATCCGAGTCGTAGACCAGAATGACAACTACCCCTACTTCACCTTCCCAGTCCTCTTTAATGACTCTGCCGACATCCCGCTGCCTTTGAACGCCCCTTCGTTCTATCTGGCCTTGCGTCTCTCTGCTGAAGACATGGACGAGGGTGTGAACAGcaaactgtcataccacatgctTCAAGGCGATAACACGCTTTTTACCGTCAACAAAGACACAGGAGAGATCGCCCTCAAGCAGTGGTTGACGTCCCAAATCGGGGACACCCTGGAGCTGGTCGTGGCCGTGAGTGACCACGGACGATCACCCCTCTCCAGCAGCGCCACCGTGCGCTTCGTGGTCACCGACACAGAGCCCTCCGAGGACCAGGCGGTGGTGGTGTTGCGTTCAGGAGGTGACAAAGAAGGCCTCGTGACAGGGTTGGACGGGTCACTGGTTGTCATCATCCTGCTCAGCGGGGGGTGCGCTCTGCTGCTGGTCGCCATTGTTGCTGTTGTCATCACATGCCGAGTGGGGCGAAGCAGCGGAGGGGTCTCCAAAAGGGAGGCACGGCACAGTTTGTTTGAGGGCAGGCCGCCCTTGGGCTCGGGGCATGGCAACATTTACACCGGCCAGGGAGGCTTCTTCCTGGAGAGGACGTCCTCTAGTTTGGAGGACCCCTGCTTGTATGAAGAAAGGAGCAACGACTCTGAATCAAAG ATGTTCCTGCCCTCAAAGCACTTCCAAACATCTGCATGGCACGGCGACAAATACTGCTTGCAAGTGGG CGGCATCGGCCCCACGGACCAACTGAGCGTGAAGGACAGCGGCAAGGGCGACAGCGACTTCAATGACTCTGACTCTGACATCAGCGGCGAGGGAGGAAAAAGGAGCTTCAGCACCTTTCACCCAAgacaaaaaa GTTCATCCAGCACTGCTCACAGCTTAGCGGGGGATTGTCAAGGCACCTACTGTGCGATACCGCCGCAGTGCTTCCGGACCCCCGGGGACTTGGCGTACACCATTGGCTTCTCCCCGGCGACACTTTTCAACGATCTGCACGGCTATGCCCACTCTTGGAAGGACTCCTCCTACACTATCAATCCTCAGAAATCACAGAGCGCCGTACATACCTTCTGCGGTAGAACCCTCCCGCCTTACCTCCCCCAGTCTCGCAGTGGGACTCCAGTCCAGAAGCAGAGTCCAAATATTGTGACTGTAGCCACAGGGTCAGAGGTTGCTACCATGTTTTAA